The genomic window GGGAATaataaaagacagaaagcagGAAGTGACTCCCTCTgtaggagaagggaagggactgGGACTCAGGCAGGGCCTCCAGGGAGCATCCAAAGTTCTGTCTCTTCAGATTCTATTCCCTAAACTTGGTGGAGGTCCTGGTGTCCAATGTGTCGATGTTCTTTATCCCTTACCCATGTTGTACAAATGCTTTTTTCTATTCAGTATTTAGAAGACAgttataggccgggcacggtggctcaagcctgtaatcccagcactttgggaggccgagatgagcggatcacaaggtcaggagatcgagaccatcctggctaacacagtgaaaccccgtctctactaaaaaatacaaaaaaaaaaaaaaactagccgggcgaggtggtgggcgcctgtagtcccagctactcgggaggctgaggcaggagaatggcgtgaacccggaaggcggagcttgcagtgagctgagatccggccactgagctccagcctgggcgacagcgcgagactccgtctcaaaaaaaaaaaaaacatagaagacAGTTATAAACAAGATGCATTAAATAGCAAGATGGCCGATGAACATAAGAAAGGAACATCAGAACATCCGTGAGATTCCATCCACGGAGCCCTCACCATGGAAACCCTTGTGCTCATGGGCCTGGTCTCCTCTCAAGACACAGTCAGTTGCTGGGGGTCAGAGGCCGCACTCATCATAGCAGAGACGCAGGACCAGCTTGGAGAGGACCCTTCCATGACACCTACGGCATCACCGGGCTGTGTGGAGGGGCTCAGCCGCCAGAACTCACGGGATATCATTCTGCACTGAAACCCCACAGGAAAAGTGGTAAgttctcagtttctccattaaTGGCACCTCTCGGGTTAATCTCTGTCCTCCACCAATTCTCCATGAAACAACTTTTTGTAGCTTGGCTGAAgtctatttttttcaatttattttttattttactagctgattgaaaagatatatattgtgtgtgtgtgttttgtctcTGTCAGTCAGGATACTTGTGCTTTCAGTCCCATTATTATGATTACCAACATCATTTCGTTTTTTTAAGCTTTTCAGTTCCTAAGGGTATTAATCAGGGTCTTTCTGTCTCATGAGACAGAAAGCAAATCCAAACTGAGTAAGAGGGAAAAGGATGCATTAATCACTAGACGTGAGAAGTTCCCAAGCTTAGCTTGCTTGGGGTACAGCTACATCTACAGTTTCCAGTGGCATCCTGTGACTCTCCTACTACTACTTCTCTCTACTACTTCTCCAACTTTGGCTCCATGTTTAGCCAGACTTAAACAGCAGCACCGGCTCCTCCCAATATCTCCAACTTCCCAGCTCCCTGACCCTCAAGCTTCAACTGCAGCACGAGCTCCTCCCcggtctccagctccacgatcCTCAAACTACAACAGCAGCACCAGCTCCCCACTGGATCTCCAGCTCAATGACTCTCGGACTTGACAGGCAGCACCGGCTCCCCGCAAAGACTCTAAGCTCCGCTATCCTCAACCTAGAACAGCAGCACCAGCTCCTCCCCGGTCTTCAGCTCCACGATCCTCAACCTAGAACAGCAGCACCAGCTCCTCCCTGGATCTCCAGCTCAATGACTCTCTGACTTGAAAGGCAGCACCAGCTCCTCACAAAGCCTCCAGCTCCAagaccctcaaactagaacaagtctgagggtcgtggagctgcagacccagggaggagtCAGTGCTGCTTTTCTAGTCTGAGGGTCCTGGATCTAGAGACCCAGGGTAGAGCTGGTGCTGCTGTTCTGGTTTGAaggtcgtggagctggagacccagggaggaaCCATTTGAACAGCAGCACTGGCTCCTCCCCGGGTCTCAGGCTCCACAATCCTCAAACTACAACAGCAGCACCGGCTCCCCACTGGATCTCCAGCTCAATGACTCAGACTTGACAGGCAGCACCGGCTCCCCTCAAAGGCTCTAAGCTCCACGATCCTCAACCTAGAACAGCAGCACTGGCTCCTCCCCGGTCTTCAGCTCCACAATCCTCAGACTTTAGAAGCTGTAATACCGGCTTCTCCCTGGGTTTCCAGCTATGTAACCCTCAGACATGAACCGCAGCAGCACCGGCTCCTCCCCATCTCCAGTTCCACGAGCCTCAAAATAGAACAGCATCACCAGCTCCTCCCTGGATCTCCAGCTTCCAAACCCTCAAACTTCAAATGAAGCACCGGATCCTCCCCACGGTTGAACAGCAGCACGGGCTCCTCCCCCAAAGCTCCAGGTCCACAGCCCTCTGACTTAAATGGGAGTAGCACCGGCTCCTCCCtaggtctccagctccacaaccCTCACACTAGAACACCAGAACTCGCCCCTCCCCGctctccagctccacgaccctcacaCTAGAACACCAGAACTCGCCCCTCCCCGctctccagctccacgaccctcacactagaacaccagaacttgcccctccccactctccagctccacgaccctcacactagaacaccagaacttgcccctccccactctccagctccacgaccctcacactagaacaccagaacttgcccctccccactctccagctccacgaccctcacaTTAGAACACCAGAACTTGCCCCTCCCCGctctccagctccacgaccctcagaCTTGAACAGCAGCAGTGGCTCCTCACtaggtctccagctccatgactCCCAACATGAAACAGCAGCACCAGCTCCTCTGCACAACCCGAACCCCACGACCCTCAGACTCGGACCACAGCAGCACCAGCTCCCCAGCAAGTCTCCAGCTCCACAACCCTCAGCCTTAAACAACAGCATCaccagctcctccctgggtcttGAGCTCCACAACACTCAAGCTAGAACAACGCTTCTCCCTGGGTCTTCAGCTCCATGATCCTCACAGTTGAACAAAAGAACCGGCTCCTCCCCGAGACTTCAGCTCCACAGGCCTCAAACTAAAACAGCAGCaccagctcctccctgggtctccagctccactgCCTCACACTAGGACAGCAGCACTGCCTCGTCCCTGGTTCTCCAGTTCCATAACCCTCAAATTTAAACAGTAGCAACACTGACTCCTCCTAagtctccagctccatgaccctCAAACTAAAACAACAACGGTCCTGCCTGGGTCTCCACTCCACGAACCTCACACTGGAACAGCAGCAAAAACTCATCCCTGAGTCTCCAGCTCCACAACCCTGAAACTAGAACACCACCGGCTCCTCCATGGGTCTCCAGCTCAATGACTCTCAAACTACAACACcggctcctccctgggtctccagctccatgaccctCAAACTAGAAAAGCACCTGCTCCTGCTCGgatctccagctccacgaccctcaaactgCGTCAACACCGGCTCCTCCtcgggtctccagctccacgaccctcaggTGAGGGATGACTTTCCCTCAGCTCCTCTCCTAACATCCATCTCCTGGTGACCTGGAAAGGCTCATACCTGGCAGTGACCACAGCTGTCCAGTCTTGGGCTTCTCTGCAGAGCTGACACAGGGCTGGCAATCTCACTCCCTGACGTCTGGGGCCTGGGGCTCTGGGGGCATCCACAGCCTTGGGAGGGTCACAAAGTCCTTCCCTCTGCCTTTCCCTCAGCTCAGTTGGGAGGGACATCCCGGGTGGCAGGCAACAGCTTGGACAATGCGTCTTTCAGGGTCGAGGAGTCAGCAGACTGCACAGGGAAAGTtacgattttttttcttttttttttttttttttttttttgagacagagtctcgctctgtcgtccaggctggagtgcagtggcacaatctcggctcactgcaagctccgcctcctgggttcatgccattctcctgcctcagcctcccaagtagctgggactacaggcgcctgccaccacacccggctaatttttttttttttttttttttttttttgagacggagtctcgctctgtctcccaggctggagtgcagtggtgcgatctcggctcactgcaagctccgcctcccgggttcacgccattctcccgcctcagcctccgagtagctgggactacaggtgcccgccaccacgcccggctaattttttgtatttttagtagagacggggtttcaccgtgttagccaggatggtcttgatctcctgacctcgtgatccgcctgtctcggcctcccaaagtgctgggattacaggcttgagccaccgcgcccggccttttttttttgtatttttagtagagatggggtttctttttttttttttttttttttttttttttgagacggagtctcgctctgtcgcccaggctggagtgcagtggcgctatctcggctcactgcaagctccgcctcccgggtttacgccattctcctgcctcagcctcccgagtagctgggactacagacgcccgccacctcgcccagctaatttttttgtatttttagtagagacggggtttcattgtgttagccaggatggtctcgatctcctgacctcgtgatccgcccgtctcggcctcccaaagtgctgggattacaggcttgagccaccgcgcccggccgagatggggtttcaccgtgttagccaggatggtctcgatctcctgacctcctgatctgccagcctcggcctcccaaagtgctgggattagaggtgtgagccaccatgcctggatggaaaaattaagatttaatgttggctgggcgtggtggctcacacctgtaattccagcactttgggaggccaaggcaggtggatcactggagcccaggagttcaagaccatcctgggcaacgtggtgagacccaatctctacaaaatattaaaaaataagccaaatgtggtggtgcacacttatagtcccagctactcgagaggctgaggtgggaggatcgcttgagcttgggaagttgaggttgcagtgagctgagatcgtgccactgcactccagtctgggcaacagagcaagaccttgtctctctctctctctctccatatatatatatatgtgtatatgtatatgtatatgtgtgtgtatatatatgtatatgtgtgtgtatatatgtatatgtgtgtgtatatatatgtatatgtgtgtatatatatgtatatgtgtgtatatatgtatatgtggtgtatatatgtatatgtgtgtgtatatatatgtatatgtgtgtatatatatgtatatgtgtgtgtatatatgtatatgtgtgtatatatatgtatatgtgtgtatatatatgtatatgtgtgtgtatatgtatatgtgtgtatatatgtatatgtgtgtatatatgtatgtgtgtgtatatatatgtatatgtgtgtgtatatgtgtatatgtgtgtgtatatatatgtatatgtgtgtgtgtgtatatatgtgtatgtgtgtgtgtgtgtatatatacgttggacagtggctcatgcttgtaattccaacactttgggagggcagactttttttttttttttttgagatggagtctcgctctgctgtccaggctggagtgcaatggccggatctcagctcacttgcaagctccacctcccgggttcacgccattctcctgcctcagcctcccgagtagttgggactacaggcgcccgccacctcgcccggctaattttttgtatttttagtagagacggggtttcaccgtgttagccaggatggtctcgatctcctgacctcgcgatccgcccgtctcggcctcccaaagtgctgggattacagacttgagccaccgcgcccggccgggagggCAGactttttgagcccaggagttagagaccagcctgggcaatatggtgaaatcccatcttttcagaaaatacaaaaaatagctgggtgtggtgatgcatgcctgtagtcccagccacttaggaaactaaggcaggaggattgcttaaacccaggaggtccaggctgcagtgagccatgattgtgcctctgcactccagtgtatgaaacagagagagaccctgtctcaaaaaacaaaaacaaacaaacaaacaaaacgccgggcgcggtgactcacgcctgtaatcccagcactttgggaggccgaggtgggcaaatcacaaggttaggagatcgagaccatcctaactcaatgaaaccccgtctctactaaaaatacaaaaaattagccgggcttgttggtgggcacctgtactcccagctactcgggaggcgctactcgggaggctgaggcaggagaatggtgtgaatctgggaggtggagcttgcagtgagccgagattgtgccactgcactccagcctgggcgacagagcaagactccgtctcaaaaaaaaaaaaaaaaagtagtaaatggGGATTAAATGGGGTAAAGAAGATagtaaaaaatagagaaacaggGCTGGACacggggctcacacctgtaatcccagcattttgggaggccgaggtgggtggatcacctgaggtcaggagttcgagaccagcctgaccaacatggagaaaccccatctgcattaaaaatacaaaattagccaggcgtggtggcgggtgcctgtaatcccagctactcaggaggctgaggcaggagaatcacttgaacttggaggcagaggatgcggtgagccgagattgcaccactgcactccatcctggcaactgagcgagactccgtctcaaaccaAACGGTGGGTGTGGGGAGCAGCTGCTGCCTCTAGGGCTGAGAGAAAACACCCAAGGAAAGAACAGACTGGGGAGGGCTCTGCCCAAGGTGGGGCCCAGGtcttgctggagaggatgtggctGCGGACCCCGGAACGGCAGGGAAGCTTGCTGGGCACCCCAGTGATGGCAGCGAGGGTCATCTACTGCGGCCCCTGCAGGGAGGGTGCAGGGAGGAGATGGACAGCCCCCAGCCGCCATGGGGGCCACTGCGATGGGGCCGGGCAGGGTCGCCCGCAGGAGAGGGAGCAGCACTGTCGGGCAGAAAGGGGTCCTGATGCAGAGCTGGGGCCGCGCTTCAGGGCCCAAGGTGGGAAGTGGGAGTGGTGCCTGCTTCAGGTACCCGGCTGGTGGCACAGTCACTACGCCCACCTCGCCGAGCGTACCAGGTTCCTGGGCCTCAGGAGGAGGCTCTGCTTGGGCTGCCCGAGGACTCATCCCCAGGGTCCGCCTGGCATTGAGGTGACCGTAGAGCCTGTCACTCCCAACAGCCAGGCCCAGGGCTGTGATTAGCTCTGCCCCAGGCCACTCCTGAGCGCCAGGGCAATGGGGGCAGCTTGTGGCGACGTTGCCTCTGCCCCAGATCCTAGCTGGGGCCCAGTGAGAATCAggagcccccaccccaggccGGGAAGGGGTGTAGCCAGGGCTGCGTGCTCCATGGAGCTGGTGGGAGCCAGGAACAGGCAGGAGCCCCCATCAGGCACAGCTGCAGCCGCCCAAGTAGGGGCTGTAGACCCCGGCTTCCCTGTACTCTTGGGGGCCTAGGAAGGACCCCCTCCTTGCCTTTGCAGGCTTGGAGGTGCCTCATCCCACTGCCTGGCCTTTCGCCACTCCTGGTACACCCTCTGATCTCGGAGTGGGGTTGGAGCCAAGCCCGGCACTGTGACTGCCCGACTGAGTACCTGCATACTCAGGccctgccacctcagccccctccGGACTTCGGGTGCAGATATGGGGGCTGCTGAGCACAGCTCAGCACTGGGCTGCAGGTGTCCCTTGGCAAGAACGGCCTGGATGTCATGGACAGCagtgggaggcagacaggctcctagGTGGAAAAGGGCAGGTCCTCAGTACGGCCCCACCTTCCGGCCAGGGAGGGCagttcctcccctctgaggtccatAAAAACCTGCGGGATCAGCCAGAGCAGGGGAGAGAACAGAGAGACGGGaggaccagctgcagagaggagctaccctgtctgctgagagctgaacactccgTGGGGATaacctgcctacagagaggagctgcccCCAacggtctcctctgagctgttctaacactcaataaagctcctcttcgtcttgctcaccctccacttgtctgtgtaCCCCATTCTTCCTaaacacaggacaagaactcaggcaaCGGTGCCAGCAGCCACAGAGGTTGCCAgccagaaaagcaacaccccaagCATCTCGTAATGCCAGCAGTGGCTGGGGTGCCAGCCGGACATGTTCAGGACCCACTCATGGGTGGCACTGGGTGGCACTGGAGTGCAGGAGAAACTCGCTGGAGGGTGTGCACCAAGGGTCACCTGCACACCAAGGGTGAAGGATGGACCCAGAGCTGGAAGGAAAACCCTAGATAGAACGTTGTCCGCTTCCTCCTCAGTGCGCTCTGCTGACAAGGCCTAACATTGATCTCCTTGCAGAGAAGAAATGTGCACAGGGCACAGCCCCAGGCACAGGCAGGGAGCTCGGCCTCCTCCCacagccctcctccctcctcctttctctgtgTCACCCCTCGCCCTCGTATTCCTCTTACCTTCTCATTCTCTCTGCCTTACAACACTGTTCATCATTTCTCATGGATAAGTAAATAGCAGGGTCTTTTGGCCATTTCACAATTGTGGCACTTACTAGCATGGTGGGAATTCTCTGACACATCTCCTTCCAGAGGTGAGGCCTGTGTCCCCTCCCAGAGACCTTCCTGCCACTGCTTCAGCTGACTTCTTAGGCTGGGTCATAAAGCATCTTGCAGCTTTGACCTTGTTCCCAGAGATGCCTTTCTCTTGAAACCTGAGCAACCATGTAAGAAAACCAAGGACCTGAACGCCACCACCATGCCAGAGAGGCTGCCTGTAGACCCTCAGATCGTCAGTTCCAGCTGAGCCCTTCTATCCTTGTCAGCTCAGGTtgccatcacagaatactatagaCAGGGCcactcaaacaacagaaatgcatgtTCCCACAGCTCAGGGGggctggaagtcccagatcaaggtgtctgcaggttTGGtctctggtgaggcctctctccGTGGTTTGCAGACGGCCGCCTTCTGGCTGCTTTGTCCTCACATGTTCTTTCCTCTGCATCACACTCTGGTGTCCCTTCCTCTTATATGGACGCCAGTCCTCTTAGATAGGGGCCCACCCTTACAGCCTCATTTTACcctaattacctccttaaaggccctatctccaatacactcacattggggattaggatgtgaGTGTCTAAAtctgaggggacacaattcagttcataacacCGTCCTTCAGCCACCCCAGTCGAGGCAACAGACATGGGAGCAAAGAAGCCACCTTGGAGGCAGACAGTGCAGCCTGCACTGAGCCACCCAGCTGCTGGAGTCATGTCTGCCGAGAcacaaggcgggcggatcatgaggtcaggagattgagaccatcctggctaacatggtgaaaccccgtctctactaaaaaatacaaaaaactagctgggcgaggtggcgggtgcctgtagtcccagctactcgggaggccgaggcaggagaatggcgtgaacctgggaggcggagcttgcagtgagctgagatctggccactgcactccagcctgggcaacagagcgagactccatctcaaaaataaataaataaataaataaataaataaataaataaataaaataaagagtttgGAATGCAAGAGTTTGGAATGCAAAAGAGGCAAGGGGATCAGGGAGGTGCCAGGGCGTGCCTTGCCCTGGTGGTCCTCTTGAACTGTTGTTCCATTTGGTGAAGGGGCTGGTGCCATCATGGATCCTGCCGGGTTATAAACTAGTCCTAGTCAATCTCTTAGTCACTCTGCAGCCGGCAGTGGGTTCCGCCCCTGAAGTTATCTTTTGTTGGAGAGAGAATTCCGGAGGTGCCTGGTCCCTGTCAGAATCCGACCCCTGAAGCCTCTAAGAAAATATATGGCCAGATAAGACAGCACAGTGTGTGCTGAACACGTGTCCAGGTAAATAATTGTGCATAAGGCCTGGGAGTATAGGATGAAGAAGGAAATGGGGTAGGACTCTGAGGCTGTGTTTCAAAATGAGAGGTGTCATACAGGCAGTTTGTCTCAAAGTTGTATCTTGAGACCTGGAGCCAGGAGaggaaaacataaagaagaaagaacagtTTAAAATGCAGTTTGAAGACCCAAGGGGCCTTCAAGATGCTTTAGGCCACTTGCCTTGGTCTCAAAATTGCTGCCACAATGGCCAGTCCATCTCAGGGGATTCAGCAGCTGCTGCAGGCTGAGAAGCAGGACGCTGAGAAGGTGTCTGATGCCTGCAAAAGAAAGAAGTGGAggtcaaggtggatggatcatgaggtcagaagattgagaccatcctggctaacacagtgaaaccctgtctctactaaaatactaaaaatacaaaaattagccaggggtggtggtatTGGGGGAAGCCACCCGAATTTTTcgacataggttctttctattttccataagtgttgggtggctgagaaacaaagagagacCGTAAAAAGAGAGGAATTTTTACTGCTGGGccaccaggggtgacatcacatattggtaggaccctGATGCCTGCCTGAAcctcaaaaccagcaagtttttattaagggtttcaaaaggggagggggtgtacaaACAGCAAGTAGGTCCAaaatcacatgcttcaaagggcaaaaagcagaactactaataagggtctaacaaagatcacgtgcttctgagggaacaggacaaaaggcaaaagcagaactactgataagagtccaacaaagatcagaagtcaaagggcaaaagcagaaccactgatgagggtctatgttcagcagtgcaCGAATTGTCTTGATAAatatcttaaacaacagaaaacagggttcgagagcagagaa from Macaca thibetana thibetana isolate TM-01 chromosome 15, ASM2454274v1, whole genome shotgun sequence includes these protein-coding regions:
- the LOC126937251 gene encoding uncharacterized protein LOC126937251, producing the protein MPRGLLGCLVIRPVTMNLSKDALQVICQTSCFMPSPHHGNPCAHGPGLLSRHSQLLGVRGRTHHSRDAGPAWRGPFHDTYGITGLCGGAQPPELTGYHSALKPHRKSDLNSSTGSSQYLQLPSSLTLKLQLQHELLPGLQLHDPQTTTAAPAPHWISSSMTLGLDRQHRLPAKTLSSAILNLEQQHQLLPGLQLHDPQPRTAAPAPPWISSSMTL